Proteins from one Homalodisca vitripennis isolate AUS2020 chromosome 3, UT_GWSS_2.1, whole genome shotgun sequence genomic window:
- the LOC124358236 gene encoding putative gustatory receptor 28b, with protein MAKRFRLINVRIKVVVISERLRQSILRQNLTNVNLRHGCISCKKVKTLMSAYHTLCDAMNQANAFYGNLLLASIFFTFIDITEVLYFFFIYVHKEYKIFLCSIGACTVSDASFLMLVALSSSGVSEAAGETASLIRKQINLELNSDLREQLKSSLLQLLNKRVEFSAAGFFQINKQTIISMAAAVTTYLVIMIQFQSQFS; from the coding sequence ATGGCCAAAAGGTTCAGGCTCATTAACGTCAGGATCAAAGTAGTAGTGATCAGCGAGAGGCTTAGACAATCTATCCTCCGCCAGAACCTAACAAATGTCAATCTCAGACATGGCTGCATCTCCTGTAAAAAGGTGAAAACTCTCATGAGCGCCTATCATACGTTATGTGACGCCATGAATCAAGCCAACGCCTTTTACGGCAACCTGCTACTAGCCtccatattttttacattcatagaCATCACGGAAGTTCTTTACTTCTTCTTCATTTATGTGCACAAGGAATACAAAATTTTCCTTTGTAGTATCGGAGCTTGTACCGTTTCCGACGCCAGTTTCCTGATGCTGGTCGCTCTCTCTAGCTCTGGTGTCTCTGAGGCGGCCGGTGAGACTGCATCGCTCATCCGCAAGCAGATCAACCTGGAATTAAACTCGGATCTGAGGGAACAGTTAAAGTCATCTTTGCTGCAGTTGTTAAACAAACGCGTGGAATTTTCTGCAGCAGGATTTTTCCAGatcaataaacaaactataatttcGATGGCTGCAGCTGTGACCACCTATCTAGTGATCATGATTCAGTTTCAGTCACAATTCTCGTAG